Proteins found in one uncultured Desulfuromonas sp. genomic segment:
- a CDS encoding mechanosensitive ion channel domain-containing protein codes for MDFSQLLDMEHLGPRILDLLFQYGPRVIAAVVIFILGRVFARIIRNAVRRILKRSKVDDLLVSFVGSLTYMGVLAFVLIAALNQLGIQTTSFVAILGAAGLAIGLALQGSLSNFAAGVLMIIFRPFKNGDYIEGAGVAGLVEQIQIFTTELRTPDNKLVIIPNANLMGSNIINYSANQTRRIDMVFGIGYDDDLRKAKTILQEILASDERILKNPAPVIAVSELGDSSVNFVVRPWAATKDYWDLYFHLMETVKIRFDEEGISIPYPQRDVHLYQESSKE; via the coding sequence ATGGATTTTTCTCAATTACTCGATATGGAACACTTGGGACCGCGCATTCTTGATTTGCTGTTTCAGTACGGACCCAGGGTGATCGCCGCCGTCGTCATCTTTATCCTTGGCCGCGTTTTTGCCCGCATCATCCGCAATGCGGTACGTCGGATTCTCAAACGCAGCAAAGTGGATGACCTGCTGGTCTCCTTTGTCGGCAGCCTCACCTACATGGGCGTGCTGGCCTTTGTCCTCATTGCCGCGCTCAACCAACTGGGTATTCAGACCACTTCATTCGTTGCCATCCTCGGTGCCGCCGGTCTGGCCATCGGCTTAGCATTACAGGGGTCGCTGTCCAACTTTGCCGCCGGTGTGCTGATGATCATTTTCCGCCCGTTTAAAAATGGCGACTATATCGAAGGCGCTGGTGTCGCCGGGCTGGTCGAGCAGATCCAAATCTTCACTACCGAGTTGCGCACCCCGGACAATAAACTGGTGATCATTCCCAATGCCAACCTGATGGGCAGCAACATCATCAACTATTCCGCCAATCAGACACGCCGTATCGATATGGTCTTTGGCATTGGCTATGACGATGATTTGCGCAAAGCCAAGACAATCCTTCAGGAGATTCTGGCGTCTGACGAACGAATTCTCAAAAATCCAGCTCCGGTCATTGCCGTGTCGGAGTTAGGTGACAGCAGTGTCAATTTTGTTGTGCGACCCTGGGCCGCCACTAAGGATTACTGGGATCTCTATTTTCACCTGATGGAAACCGTCAAGATCCGTTTTGACGAAGAAGGGATCAGCATTCCCTATCCGCAGCGGGATGTGCATCTGTATCAGGAGAGCAGCAAAGAGTAA
- a CDS encoding Mu transposase C-terminal domain-containing protein, with amino-acid sequence MKDWFTAKELADRAIDSLPKTESGMKRRADRDGWDSRKRSGSKALEYHISSLPDAVQSALLDHAIATLPETSCALPQANDNLPAEYADLPAPAQLAGWQRSTMDARYAILNLVNTIAERRGLNKAIDHVLAQAKNDLLPEHIQALIPVANARSANGEGKNTLSRRTIYRWRDLAAIGGTALAPKPARKKEIQPWAKYFLKCYQRPQKPSVQDALDEMKLALPEGVAMPSQSQCYRLLNKMSAVDRNKGRMSAKELKSIKPFRRRDTSELLPLDVCQCDGHSFKAKVAHPVHGRPFKPECCAVIDAATRMVIGWSSGLAESAETVADALRHAISTSESKPCGGIMAITYADPGSGNLATVNAHPAFGRYARLGITFKTGITGNSQARGLVERLQKSLWIRAAKQLPTYMGRDMDSSIAHKIDLQLKKEIKNPGASGILPSWPQFRDLCAAAVEHYNNTPHSSLPKITDAGGNRRYMTPQECWNLHVAQGWKPETVDNDELADLFRPRTEVKCNRGEVRMFGNIYFSRDLMDYHQETVILEYEPQDGSFVMVRDMEERLICRAEFEANKSSMFPMDAVTAAREARAKGREKRLLQKLEEVRLERNGVIELEPSREQVAIAQKALETRKTKTRIPDSDRDRYRLWCQLDEQLATGGEIEEHLQKFYRSFQNTSIWKSFRKVESTLAINQ; translated from the coding sequence ATGAAAGACTGGTTTACCGCCAAAGAACTGGCCGACCGGGCCATTGACAGCCTGCCTAAAACAGAAAGCGGCATGAAGCGCCGCGCTGATCGAGACGGCTGGGATAGCCGCAAACGGTCAGGGAGTAAGGCGCTTGAATATCACATCAGCAGCCTTCCGGATGCCGTGCAAAGCGCACTGCTCGACCACGCCATCGCCACACTTCCAGAAACCAGCTGCGCATTGCCGCAGGCCAACGACAACCTGCCTGCCGAATACGCCGATCTGCCAGCTCCGGCACAGCTTGCAGGCTGGCAGCGCAGCACCATGGACGCACGCTACGCCATCCTCAACCTGGTTAACACCATCGCTGAGAGGCGCGGCCTCAATAAAGCCATCGACCATGTGCTCGCCCAGGCGAAAAACGACCTGCTGCCAGAGCATATCCAAGCACTGATCCCCGTCGCCAACGCACGCAGCGCCAACGGCGAAGGTAAAAACACCCTGTCACGCCGCACGATATACCGCTGGCGTGACCTCGCCGCGATCGGCGGCACCGCTCTAGCACCAAAACCGGCCAGAAAGAAAGAGATCCAGCCCTGGGCGAAATACTTTTTGAAATGTTACCAGCGCCCGCAAAAGCCCAGCGTGCAAGATGCACTCGACGAAATGAAGCTGGCCCTTCCTGAAGGCGTCGCCATGCCCAGCCAATCACAGTGCTATCGCCTGCTCAACAAGATGAGCGCTGTTGATCGCAACAAAGGCCGCATGAGCGCCAAAGAGCTGAAATCAATCAAGCCATTCCGCCGCCGAGACACATCAGAACTGCTGCCTCTCGATGTCTGCCAGTGCGATGGCCACAGCTTTAAAGCAAAAGTCGCCCACCCGGTCCATGGTCGCCCATTCAAGCCGGAATGCTGCGCCGTCATTGACGCCGCCACCCGCATGGTTATCGGCTGGTCAAGCGGCCTTGCCGAATCCGCTGAAACAGTCGCCGATGCCCTGCGCCACGCCATTAGTACCAGCGAGTCAAAGCCCTGTGGTGGGATTATGGCCATTACTTATGCCGACCCAGGCTCCGGCAATCTGGCCACCGTCAACGCCCATCCGGCCTTCGGTCGCTATGCTCGCCTCGGTATCACATTCAAGACCGGGATCACAGGAAACAGCCAGGCACGCGGCCTTGTCGAACGCTTACAAAAGTCCTTGTGGATTCGCGCAGCGAAGCAGCTCCCAACCTACATGGGACGCGATATGGACAGCAGTATCGCCCACAAAATAGACCTGCAGCTCAAGAAAGAGATCAAAAACCCAGGGGCAAGCGGCATCCTTCCAAGCTGGCCACAGTTCAGAGACCTGTGCGCAGCCGCTGTCGAACACTACAACAATACCCCCCATAGCAGCCTGCCGAAGATTACAGACGCCGGAGGAAACCGACGCTACATGACTCCGCAGGAATGCTGGAATCTCCATGTCGCGCAAGGATGGAAACCGGAAACCGTCGACAACGACGAACTTGCCGACCTATTCCGGCCACGCACAGAAGTGAAATGCAACCGGGGAGAAGTGCGCATGTTCGGCAATATCTACTTTAGCCGCGACCTGATGGACTACCACCAAGAGACCGTCATCCTCGAATACGAGCCACAAGACGGCAGCTTCGTCATGGTCCGCGATATGGAAGAACGCCTCATCTGCCGGGCAGAATTTGAAGCCAACAAAAGCAGCATGTTCCCGATGGACGCCGTTACGGCAGCCCGTGAAGCCCGCGCCAAAGGCCGTGAAAAACGCCTGCTGCAAAAACTCGAAGAAGTACGCCTGGAGCGCAACGGCGTCATCGAACTCGAACCCAGCCGCGAACAAGTCGCCATCGCACAAAAAGCCCTCGAAACACGCAAAACAAAAACGCGCATCCCAGACAGCGACCGTGATCGCTACCGCCTCTGGTGTCAACTAGATGAGCAACTCGCAACGGGAGGCGAGATTGAAGAACACCTGCAGAAATTTTATCGGAGTTTTCAGAACACATCGATCTGGAAGTCATTCAGAAAGGTTGAGTCAACACTGGCCATCAACCAATAA
- a CDS encoding cytochrome ubiquinol oxidase subunit I, with the protein MLEQLDVSQLNWARAQFALTAMYHWIFVPLTLGLSFLLAFFETLYVKTGNEQWKNITKFWMKLFGINFAIGVATGIIMEFEFGTNWSNYSWMVGDIFGAPLAAEGIFAFFLETTFFAVMFFGWNRVSKKFHLLSTWLVAIGSNLSALWILVANGWMQHPVGMAFNPDTARFEMENFWDVLFSPVSMSHFVHTTSSGFLLSSLFVVTVCSWYLLKGRHVEMAKKSLAVACTFGVISASFVAFTGDESAYVAAQVQPMKLAAMEGLWDGDVNADLVALGIVNPAKKPGDDQDAFQIEIKIPYLLSLLANRELGSFVPGVNDLAYGNAEHGVMGTDEKIVLGKQAIHQLALYKKAKDDGNDVAAAVALEEFNKNQEHLGYGYLTSAEEAVPNVPLVFYSFHVMVVLGTLFPLLFVAILFFLYKKNLTEQTWFLRLGVLSVFLGYVASQAGWIVAEVGRQPWAIQGLLPVSIARTNLTTTTVQMTFFMFLIIFTTLLIAEVRIMTRQIQNGPEGE; encoded by the coding sequence GTGCTAGAACAACTTGATGTGTCACAATTGAATTGGGCCAGGGCACAATTTGCCCTGACGGCCATGTATCACTGGATCTTTGTCCCTCTGACTCTGGGGCTGTCCTTCCTGCTGGCTTTTTTTGAAACCCTGTATGTTAAAACCGGTAACGAGCAGTGGAAAAATATCACCAAGTTCTGGATGAAGCTGTTCGGTATCAACTTTGCCATCGGTGTTGCCACCGGTATCATCATGGAGTTTGAATTCGGCACCAACTGGTCGAACTACTCCTGGATGGTTGGCGATATCTTCGGTGCGCCTCTGGCTGCTGAAGGTATTTTTGCTTTCTTCCTTGAAACCACATTCTTTGCGGTCATGTTTTTCGGCTGGAATCGGGTTTCTAAAAAATTCCACCTGTTATCAACCTGGCTGGTTGCTATTGGTTCCAACTTGTCGGCCCTATGGATTCTGGTGGCCAATGGTTGGATGCAACATCCTGTCGGCATGGCCTTCAACCCGGATACCGCCCGATTTGAGATGGAAAATTTCTGGGATGTGTTGTTTTCACCGGTATCCATGAGCCACTTTGTGCATACGACAAGTTCCGGTTTCTTGCTGTCGAGCCTGTTTGTTGTCACCGTCTGTAGCTGGTATCTGCTTAAAGGCCGTCATGTGGAAATGGCCAAAAAGAGTCTGGCTGTGGCCTGTACCTTTGGCGTGATTTCCGCCAGCTTTGTTGCTTTTACCGGTGATGAATCAGCCTATGTTGCAGCTCAGGTTCAGCCGATGAAACTGGCCGCCATGGAAGGATTGTGGGACGGTGACGTCAACGCGGATCTGGTGGCTTTGGGTATTGTTAATCCGGCGAAAAAACCGGGTGATGATCAGGATGCGTTCCAGATCGAAATCAAAATTCCTTACCTGTTATCTCTGCTGGCGAACCGCGAACTGGGAAGCTTTGTTCCCGGTGTCAATGATCTGGCGTACGGCAATGCCGAGCATGGTGTCATGGGAACCGATGAGAAAATTGTTCTTGGCAAGCAGGCCATCCATCAACTGGCTCTGTACAAGAAGGCCAAGGACGACGGTAATGATGTTGCTGCTGCTGTCGCTCTGGAGGAGTTCAATAAGAATCAGGAACACCTTGGTTATGGTTATCTCACCAGCGCAGAAGAAGCGGTACCCAATGTTCCTCTGGTCTTCTACAGTTTCCACGTAATGGTGGTTCTTGGCACCCTGTTTCCGCTGTTGTTTGTTGCCATCCTGTTTTTTCTCTACAAAAAGAATCTCACCGAGCAGACATGGTTTTTGCGTCTCGGTGTTCTTTCGGTCTTTCTCGGTTATGTGGCCTCACAGGCTGGCTGGATTGTTGCTGAGGTTGGTCGTCAACCGTGGGCGATTCAGGGCTTGCTGCCCGTGTCTATTGCTCGGACCAACCTGACCACGACCACAGTACAAATGACCTTTTTCATGTTCTTGATCATTTTCACGACCTTGTTGATTGCTGAGGTACGGATTATGACCAGACAGATCCAAAACGGACCGGAGGGAGAATAA
- the cydB gene encoding cytochrome d ubiquinol oxidase subunit II: MGSLDLSQLQQLWWLLVAVVGALFVFLMFVQGGQGLLLTIARTETEKSLVVNSLGKKWELTFTTLVLFGGAFFAAFPLFYSTSFGGAYWVWMLILFTFIVQAVSYEYRKKPGNFLGAKVYELFLFINGTVGVLLIGAAVGTFFTGSNFSLSDYNFVTWEHPGRGIEAAFNLFNLSFGIFMVFLARVLGALYLNNNIEHDVLIERTRDAAFKNLLLLLPFLLYVLIQLLVMEGYAVDPATGTVFMEKGKYLNNLLAMPVNGLGFLLVGLVLVVWGVVATRFKASRKGIWFAGLGTVLVVLAVFSIAGYNNTAFYPSKFDLQSSLTIANASSSHYTLTAMSYIALAIPFVLAYIWYVWSLLDKRKLTEEDILVEGSDEKY; this comes from the coding sequence ATGGGTAGTCTCGATCTTTCACAATTGCAACAACTGTGGTGGTTGCTGGTAGCCGTCGTCGGTGCATTGTTTGTTTTCCTGATGTTTGTCCAAGGTGGTCAGGGACTGCTTCTGACCATCGCCCGTACCGAAACGGAAAAATCTCTGGTCGTCAACTCTCTTGGCAAGAAGTGGGAGCTGACCTTTACGACGCTGGTATTGTTCGGTGGTGCTTTTTTCGCGGCCTTTCCCCTGTTTTACTCCACCAGCTTCGGTGGTGCATACTGGGTGTGGATGCTGATTCTGTTCACGTTCATCGTTCAAGCCGTTAGTTACGAATACCGCAAAAAACCGGGTAACTTTCTCGGTGCCAAGGTGTATGAGTTGTTCCTGTTTATCAACGGCACGGTTGGTGTTCTGCTGATCGGTGCTGCTGTCGGTACTTTTTTTACCGGCTCCAATTTCAGCCTGAGCGACTATAACTTTGTGACCTGGGAGCATCCGGGACGTGGTATTGAAGCGGCATTCAACTTGTTCAACCTGAGCTTCGGCATCTTTATGGTGTTTCTGGCGCGTGTTCTCGGCGCTCTGTATCTCAATAACAACATTGAACATGACGTGCTGATTGAGCGCACCCGTGATGCGGCATTTAAAAATCTGCTGCTGTTGCTGCCGTTCCTGCTCTATGTGCTGATTCAACTGTTGGTGATGGAAGGGTACGCGGTGGATCCCGCAACCGGGACTGTCTTCATGGAAAAAGGCAAGTATCTGAACAATCTGCTGGCCATGCCGGTCAATGGTCTCGGTTTCCTGTTGGTTGGCCTCGTTCTGGTGGTGTGGGGTGTTGTCGCCACACGTTTCAAAGCCAGCCGCAAAGGGATCTGGTTTGCCGGTTTGGGCACGGTGTTGGTTGTTCTGGCGGTGTTCTCCATTGCCGGATACAACAACACGGCGTTCTATCCTTCCAAGTTTGACCTTCAGAGCAGTCTGACGATTGCCAACGCTTCAAGCAGTCACTATACCCTGACGGCGATGAGCTACATTGCACTGGCGATTCCGTTTGTTCTCGCTTATATCTGGTATGTATGGAGTTTGCTCGACAAGCGTAAGCTGACTGAAGAAGATATTCTGGTTGAAGGTAGCGACGAAAAATATTAA
- a CDS encoding helix-turn-helix transcriptional regulator, with protein sequence MKLNKVRALMVDRDIKQADIADELKLSRSHVSGVISGRWRSRRVVECIARHLDMPVERLFPDYAA encoded by the coding sequence ATGAAACTGAATAAAGTCCGCGCCCTGATGGTGGACAGGGACATTAAGCAGGCCGACATTGCTGACGAGTTAAAACTTTCCCGCTCACATGTGTCAGGCGTCATCTCTGGCCGGTGGCGTAGCAGACGCGTTGTCGAATGTATCGCCCGTCATCTCGATATGCCGGTTGAGAGACTGTTTCCTGACTACGCGGCATAA
- a CDS encoding serine/threonine protein kinase, which yields MEEKSTAKNSHPFHGLTPDSVMDAVESLGFVCDCRVFALNSYENRVYQVGIEDHEPLVVKFYRPQRWSDEQILEEHQFCFELVEQELPVVAPWRNDDGQSLFSFGGNRLAVFERRGGHAPEFDNLDNLRVLGRMLGRMHAVGSRCAFDHRPTLDCHTFGSSRVALISEHFMPVEYQATYDAVTRDLLQGVDAIFDRLEGALTPIRAHGDCHAGNILWRDGRPNFVDFDDARMAPAIQDLWMMLSGDQTRQYQQLQALMEGYELFQPFPVAQLPAIEALRSLRMIHYASWLAERWDDPTFPVHFPWFNTMHYWGEHVLQLREQLAALNEPPLSVLY from the coding sequence ATGGAAGAGAAAAGTACCGCAAAAAACAGCCATCCCTTTCATGGCTTGACCCCCGATAGTGTGATGGATGCTGTGGAATCGCTAGGTTTTGTCTGTGACTGCCGGGTATTTGCGCTTAACAGTTATGAGAATCGTGTCTATCAGGTTGGTATTGAGGATCATGAGCCACTGGTGGTGAAGTTTTATCGGCCACAACGCTGGAGCGATGAGCAAATTCTTGAAGAGCATCAGTTCTGCTTCGAGTTGGTCGAACAGGAGCTGCCTGTTGTTGCTCCGTGGCGCAATGACGATGGCCAGAGTCTGTTTTCTTTCGGAGGAAACCGTCTGGCGGTGTTTGAGCGGCGTGGCGGTCATGCGCCGGAATTCGACAATCTGGACAACCTGCGCGTGCTCGGTCGCATGCTGGGCCGCATGCACGCGGTTGGTTCGCGATGTGCTTTTGACCATCGTCCCACCCTAGATTGTCACACCTTTGGTTCCAGCCGGGTGGCGCTGATCAGTGAGCACTTTATGCCGGTGGAATATCAGGCCACCTATGATGCGGTGACGCGGGACCTTCTGCAGGGTGTCGATGCCATCTTTGATCGTCTTGAAGGTGCGTTAACACCAATCCGGGCGCATGGCGATTGTCATGCCGGTAATATTTTGTGGCGTGATGGACGCCCCAACTTTGTTGATTTTGATGATGCGCGTATGGCACCGGCCATTCAGGATTTGTGGATGATGCTCAGTGGCGACCAAACCCGTCAGTATCAACAGTTGCAGGCATTGATGGAAGGATATGAGTTGTTTCAACCGTTTCCCGTAGCCCAGCTTCCGGCCATTGAGGCATTACGCAGTCTGCGCATGATTCATTACGCCTCGTGGCTGGCGGAGCGTTGGGATGATCCGACCTTTCCCGTGCATTTCCCCTGGTTTAATACCATGCACTATTGGGGAGAACATGTTTTGCAACTCAGAGAACAACTGGCGGCCCTGAATGAGCCGCCATTGTCTGTGCTTTACTAG
- a CDS encoding XRE family transcriptional regulator — protein MDRQTDAFPERLLEALKGISNRSFAERCGISEGTVRRYLKGDGFPTLDTLEKMAHEADVCFPWLATGEGPMRKLADGNGITAEDQESYADKAKCPKCGENAISDDFVLVPRYNVQASAGHGSCVNSEQVVDHLAFKKDWIRSLGLQAAHLALITAKGDSMEPTIKDGSLLLVDTREKEVSTGIYVIRLSGELIAKRVIVHPLDKSITVKSDNDTYPSIVAKADQVGMLEFVGKVVWFGQKAY, from the coding sequence ATGGATAGACAAACCGACGCGTTTCCGGAGAGACTTTTAGAGGCATTAAAGGGGATTTCAAACCGATCTTTTGCAGAGAGATGCGGAATTTCTGAAGGGACAGTGCGTAGATATTTGAAGGGCGACGGATTCCCAACCCTGGACACCCTTGAAAAAATGGCGCACGAGGCAGACGTATGCTTCCCGTGGCTCGCTACAGGTGAAGGCCCCATGAGAAAGCTTGCCGACGGCAACGGAATAACAGCAGAGGACCAGGAAAGCTACGCAGATAAAGCAAAGTGTCCGAAATGCGGCGAGAACGCAATCTCTGACGACTTTGTGCTGGTGCCTCGTTACAATGTCCAGGCGTCAGCTGGTCACGGATCATGTGTCAATAGCGAGCAAGTCGTCGATCATTTGGCGTTTAAGAAGGACTGGATCAGGAGCCTTGGTTTACAAGCTGCACACTTGGCATTAATAACAGCCAAAGGTGACAGCATGGAACCGACCATAAAAGACGGGTCTTTGCTTTTGGTAGACACAAGAGAAAAAGAAGTATCTACAGGCATTTATGTTATACGGTTAAGTGGTGAATTGATAGCAAAGAGGGTTATTGTACATCCGCTGGACAAATCAATTACCGTCAAGAGCGACAATGATACATATCCGTCCATCGTTGCAAAAGCCGATCAAGTCGGAATGCTTGAGTTCGTCGGCAAAGTGGTGTGGTTCGGACAAAAAGCGTACTAA
- a CDS encoding ATP-binding protein, producing MTDNNETNNNTVAPLANVALCLSTLERAVDRSLHLPGMVCMYGPAGYGKSTAASFAANELDAYYVECKSTWTKKAVLKAILKEMGRPESGPVYELTDRICEQLVLSNRPLIVDQLDHLVKRKDIECIRDLHDGSGAAILLIGEENLPSDLERWECFHSRVIEWIPAQPADINDCRHLANLYCKDVTIADDLLKKVCKSAKGSIRRICGNIEQIRTEAKNIGYDEITLEDWGDKPLYTGKAPARRRENA from the coding sequence ATGACAGACAACAACGAAACAAACAACAACACCGTTGCACCACTCGCAAACGTCGCCCTCTGCCTCAGCACACTCGAACGCGCTGTAGACCGTTCGCTCCACCTTCCTGGGATGGTCTGCATGTACGGCCCGGCAGGCTACGGAAAATCAACCGCCGCATCCTTTGCAGCCAACGAACTCGACGCTTACTACGTTGAGTGTAAAAGCACCTGGACAAAAAAAGCCGTACTCAAAGCCATCCTCAAAGAAATGGGCAGACCGGAATCAGGACCAGTATATGAGCTGACTGACCGCATTTGTGAGCAATTGGTCCTGTCAAACAGACCACTCATTGTCGACCAGCTCGACCACCTGGTTAAAAGAAAAGACATTGAGTGTATCCGCGACCTCCACGATGGCAGCGGTGCAGCAATACTGCTCATCGGAGAAGAGAATTTACCCTCAGACCTAGAACGTTGGGAGTGTTTCCACTCCCGCGTTATCGAATGGATACCAGCACAACCAGCCGATATTAACGATTGTCGGCACCTGGCAAATCTCTACTGCAAAGACGTCACAATCGCCGACGATTTGCTGAAAAAAGTCTGCAAATCAGCCAAGGGAAGTATCCGCCGGATTTGTGGCAACATTGAGCAAATCCGCACTGAAGCAAAGAACATCGGATACGACGAAATCACCCTTGAAGATTGGGGTGATAAGCCTCTGTATACCGGCAAAGCACCGGCACGGAGGCGCGAAAATGCCTAG
- a CDS encoding FRG domain-containing protein encodes MSEIYARSWSQLHDMLFAESWDDEIGRFRSRLAFRGLSDENYELATTLMRLGGDYSLLERHLLRNFKKYAHRSMVERDSVWHWLALAQHHGLPTRLMDWTYSPYIALHFATANLERFDSNGVIWSVNYLLAHQKLPERFRLKLEEEGANVFTMEMLSQCVGCLNELPKIGEGDYLIFVEPPSIDDRIINQYSMFTVMPDSTMLVNDWLNRHPELWQKIIIPAELKWEIRDKLDQANITERVLFPGLDGLSHWLKRHYSPKSEYGR; translated from the coding sequence ATGTCGGAAATTTATGCACGCAGCTGGTCCCAGCTGCATGACATGTTGTTTGCTGAGTCGTGGGATGATGAGATTGGTCGTTTTCGGTCACGATTGGCCTTTCGTGGTTTATCCGATGAAAATTATGAGCTGGCCACCACGTTGATGCGACTCGGTGGCGATTACAGCCTTCTTGAGCGACATCTGCTGCGCAATTTCAAAAAATACGCCCACCGCAGTATGGTAGAGAGGGATTCAGTCTGGCACTGGCTGGCATTGGCCCAGCATCATGGCTTACCAACCCGACTGATGGATTGGACCTATTCACCGTACATCGCCCTGCATTTTGCCACGGCTAATTTGGAACGGTTTGATTCCAACGGTGTGATCTGGTCGGTCAACTATCTGCTGGCTCACCAGAAGTTACCGGAGCGTTTTCGTCTCAAGCTGGAGGAAGAAGGGGCGAATGTGTTCACCATGGAGATGCTCAGCCAGTGTGTTGGTTGCCTCAATGAACTTCCCAAAATAGGAGAAGGTGATTACCTGATTTTTGTCGAGCCGCCGTCCATTGATGACCGGATTATCAATCAGTACAGCATGTTTACTGTGATGCCGGACTCCACCATGTTGGTCAACGATTGGTTGAACCGGCATCCGGAGCTCTGGCAGAAGATTATCATTCCAGCGGAGCTGAAGTGGGAGATACGCGATAAGCTTGATCAGGCCAATATTACCGAGCGGGTGCTGTTTCCCGGTCTTGATGGTCTAAGCCATTGGCTCAAGCGGCATTACAGTCCGAAGAGTGAATATGGGAGGTAG
- a CDS encoding ATP-binding protein: MNLKPEMIEQLERVLSSVEQLLPKPVKSVDWETCHAANWRRHSFSGFLEPVKVTDTTRLEELLGVEEQKEILVNNTRQFIAGLPANNALLWGSRGTGKSSLVKALLNEFAVDGLRAIQVEKEDLIYLSEIFAAVENEPYRFILLCDDLTFEVGELSYKMLKSALDGSVYSAPENVLIYVTSNRRHLLPEYEGDHLGGKYVKGELQQSEAMEEKVSLSDRFGLWIAFHVFTQERYLDAVRLCVERFGRERNIDIPWSKTLEMDAIQWSHDKSKRCGRTAYQFAKNWVGRTLLQQQQGAQ; the protein is encoded by the coding sequence ATGAATTTAAAACCTGAAATGATTGAGCAACTCGAACGGGTGCTCAGTTCTGTTGAACAACTTCTGCCCAAACCGGTCAAATCGGTGGATTGGGAAACATGCCACGCCGCCAACTGGCGTCGTCACTCGTTTTCCGGTTTTCTGGAGCCGGTCAAGGTGACCGATACGACCCGTCTTGAAGAGTTGCTGGGTGTGGAAGAGCAAAAAGAGATTTTGGTGAATAACACCCGGCAATTTATTGCTGGCTTGCCAGCCAACAATGCGTTGCTGTGGGGGTCGCGTGGTACCGGGAAGTCCTCACTGGTTAAAGCCCTGTTGAATGAATTCGCAGTTGATGGCTTACGTGCCATTCAGGTGGAAAAAGAAGACTTGATTTACCTGTCGGAGATCTTTGCAGCGGTTGAAAATGAGCCGTATCGCTTTATTCTGCTGTGTGATGATCTGACCTTTGAGGTTGGGGAACTCAGTTATAAGATGTTGAAAAGTGCCTTGGACGGTTCCGTTTACTCCGCACCGGAAAATGTGCTGATTTATGTTACCTCCAACCGTCGTCACCTGTTGCCCGAATACGAAGGCGATCATCTCGGCGGCAAATACGTTAAAGGCGAGTTGCAGCAAAGTGAGGCCATGGAAGAAAAGGTCTCTCTTTCGGACCGTTTTGGCTTGTGGATTGCTTTCCACGTTTTCACCCAGGAACGTTATCTGGATGCGGTGCGCTTATGCGTAGAGCGTTTTGGCCGTGAGCGCAACATCGATATTCCATGGAGCAAGACTCTGGAAATGGATGCCATCCAATGGTCACACGATAAAAGCAAGCGCTGTGGACGGACGGCCTATCAGTTTGCCAAAAACTGGGTTGGTCGTACCTTGTTGCAGCAACAGCAGGGCGCACAATAA
- the arfB gene encoding alternative ribosome rescue aminoacyl-tRNA hydrolase ArfB translates to MKIDECYLNFKAVRSQGAGGQHVNKTSTAIMLSVDLKDCGLPPAVVERLLARRDRRIDQDGVLTIKAQNSRSQERNRQEALQRLEELLEEASRTVKKRRPTKPSASARRKRVDSKKHRSSIKQLRGKVDPS, encoded by the coding sequence ATGAAAATCGACGAATGTTATCTCAATTTTAAAGCCGTTCGCTCGCAAGGCGCGGGGGGACAGCATGTCAATAAAACATCGACGGCGATCATGTTGAGTGTTGATCTGAAGGATTGTGGTCTGCCGCCGGCGGTGGTGGAACGGCTGCTGGCTCGGCGCGACCGACGCATCGATCAGGATGGTGTATTGACCATCAAGGCGCAGAACTCACGCAGCCAGGAGCGCAATCGCCAGGAGGCGTTGCAGCGTTTGGAGGAGTTGCTTGAGGAGGCGAGTCGGACGGTGAAGAAACGGCGGCCGACCAAGCCCAGTGCTTCGGCCCGGCGTAAGCGGGTTGACAGTAAAAAGCATCGCAGCAGTATTAAGCAGTTGCGGGGGAAGGTTGATCCTTCCTGA
- a CDS encoding DUF4492 domain-containing protein, translating to MVSVRSVVNFYVEGFRSMKLGKTLWKIILLKLLVFLTVLNLFFPDYLNTNFETDQQRADHVFNHIAALPATGR from the coding sequence ATGGTCTCAGTCCGTTCGGTCGTAAATTTTTATGTCGAAGGGTTCCGTTCCATGAAACTGGGTAAGACGCTGTGGAAGATTATTCTTCTTAAACTTCTTGTCTTTCTGACGGTTTTGAACCTGTTTTTCCCCGATTACCTGAATACGAATTTTGAAACAGACCAGCAGCGTGCTGATCATGTTTTTAACCATATCGCAGCGCTCCCTGCCACGGGACGCTAA